In a single window of the Pyramidobacter porci genome:
- a CDS encoding ABC transporter ATP-binding protein has translation MTEQLNNQPMVVVNHLKKYFNTPRGLLHAVDDVSFFVKRGETLGLVGESGCGKSTLGRAMIRLLEPTSGEVKFWGHDIVGLSKGEMKEMRKKVQIVFQDPYSCLNPRLSVSELIAEPLIVNKICSSHKEMNDRITKLMDTVGLARRLIGAYPHELDGGRRQRIGIARSLALDPEFIVLDEPVSALDVCIQAQVLNLLNQLQKENNYTYVFISHNLSVVKHLSDRIAVMYLGKIVELTDYKTTFKNPLHPYTQALLSAIPIPKVGQKRNRIILEGDVPSPVNPPQGCRFAGRCRFAQDVCRQQSPELNEYEPNHFVACHFTGKIQYAR, from the coding sequence ATGACTGAACAGCTGAACAACCAGCCCATGGTAGTTGTCAACCACCTGAAGAAGTACTTCAATACGCCGCGCGGTCTGCTCCATGCGGTCGACGACGTCTCTTTCTTCGTCAAACGCGGTGAGACGCTGGGATTGGTCGGCGAATCCGGCTGCGGCAAATCGACTCTGGGACGCGCCATGATCCGCCTGCTGGAACCGACCTCCGGCGAAGTGAAGTTCTGGGGACACGACATCGTCGGCCTGAGCAAGGGCGAAATGAAGGAAATGCGCAAAAAGGTCCAGATCGTTTTCCAGGATCCTTATTCCTGCCTGAACCCCCGCCTTTCCGTTTCCGAGCTGATCGCAGAACCGCTGATCGTCAACAAGATCTGTTCCAGCCACAAGGAAATGAACGACCGCATCACCAAGCTGATGGACACGGTCGGCCTGGCCCGCCGCCTGATCGGCGCTTATCCCCACGAACTAGACGGCGGCCGCCGCCAGCGCATCGGCATCGCCCGCTCTCTGGCGCTCGACCCCGAGTTCATCGTCCTCGACGAACCCGTCTCCGCCCTCGACGTGTGCATCCAGGCCCAGGTGCTCAACCTGCTCAACCAGCTGCAGAAAGAGAACAACTACACCTACGTGTTCATCTCCCACAATCTCAGCGTCGTCAAGCACCTCTCCGACCGCATCGCCGTCATGTATCTGGGCAAGATCGTGGAGCTGACGGACTACAAGACCACCTTCAAGAATCCCCTGCACCCCTACACGCAGGCGCTGCTGTCGGCCATTCCCATCCCCAAGGTGGGACAGAAACGCAACCGCATCATCCTCGAGGGCGACGTGCCCAGCCCCGTCAACCCGCCCCAGGGCTGCCGCTTCGCCGGCCGCTGCCGTTTCGCCCAGGACGTCTGCCGCCAGCAGTCGCCCGAGCTGAACGAGTACGAGCCCAACCATTTCGTGGCCTGCCATTTCACCGGCAAGATCCAGTACGCTCGTTAA
- a CDS encoding ABC transporter ATP-binding protein, with product MSENKDLLLEIKDLTIHYVTESGRVHAVEGLNLELAPGETLGFVGETGAGKTTTALGIMRLLPTPPAKIISGDILFEGESLLSKPESQMRAIRGGKIAMIFQDPMTSLDPVVPVVEQIAEMVELHQKGTKADALKRAGDMLELVGIPRERGAAYPHQFSGGMKQRVVIAIALACDPTLLIADEPTTALDVTIQAQVLELMHELKEKFKTAMIMITHDLGIVAEMCDKVAIMYAGRVVEYGTTEMIYNHRLHPYTEGLFNSLPDLESEQEELKVIHGLMPDPTNLPPGCCFHPRCPYATENCSKSAPEMTEVAPGHFVACPVRTAALKNN from the coding sequence ATGTCCGAAAACAAAGATTTGCTCCTCGAAATCAAGGATCTGACCATCCACTATGTTACCGAGAGCGGCCGTGTCCACGCCGTCGAAGGCCTGAACCTCGAACTGGCTCCCGGCGAAACGCTGGGTTTCGTCGGCGAAACGGGCGCCGGCAAGACGACCACCGCGCTGGGCATCATGCGCCTGCTTCCCACGCCGCCGGCCAAAATCATTTCCGGCGACATCCTCTTCGAAGGCGAAAGTTTGCTGAGCAAGCCCGAAAGTCAGATGCGCGCCATCCGTGGCGGCAAGATCGCCATGATTTTCCAGGATCCCATGACCTCGCTGGATCCCGTCGTTCCCGTCGTCGAACAGATCGCCGAGATGGTGGAGCTGCACCAGAAGGGCACCAAGGCCGACGCGCTCAAGCGCGCCGGCGACATGCTCGAACTGGTCGGCATCCCCCGCGAGCGCGGCGCCGCCTATCCGCACCAGTTCTCGGGCGGCATGAAGCAGCGCGTCGTCATCGCCATCGCGCTGGCCTGCGACCCGACGCTGCTGATCGCCGACGAACCGACCACGGCTCTGGACGTGACGATCCAGGCGCAGGTGCTCGAACTGATGCACGAGCTCAAGGAAAAGTTCAAGACCGCCATGATCATGATCACCCACGATCTGGGCATCGTCGCCGAGATGTGCGACAAGGTGGCCATCATGTACGCCGGCCGCGTCGTCGAATACGGCACGACCGAGATGATCTACAACCACCGGCTGCATCCCTACACGGAAGGGCTGTTCAACTCGCTGCCCGACCTCGAATCGGAGCAGGAGGAACTGAAGGTCATCCACGGTCTGATGCCCGATCCCACCAATCTGCCCCCCGGCTGCTGCTTCCATCCCCGCTGCCCTTACGCGACGGAAAACTGCTCCAAGAGCGCTCCGGAAATGACCGAAGTGGCGCCCGGGCATTTCGTCGCCTGCCCCGTGCGCACGGCGGCGCTGAAGAACAACTAA
- a CDS encoding ABC transporter permease: MTEKVIDAPVKKQRRGIAEVLHRLSKSPLAMFGLGFIILLVICAIFANQLAPFPFSKQDLMHTFDLPSAKHLLGTDEFGRDILSRLIFGARVSLQVGFIAVGISLVIGGLLGAFAGFYGGTLDNVIMRVMDVLLAVPQTLLAIAIAAALGPGLFNMMIAVGISAVPNYARIVRGSVLSIRGMEYVEAARAVGSSDLRIILRHIIPNSMAPIIVQSTLGVASAILNAAGLSFIGLGIQPPNPEWGAMLSGGRQYIRDFPHLTLYPGLAIMLTILALNFLGDGLRDALDPKLKR, encoded by the coding sequence ATGACTGAAAAAGTTATCGACGCTCCCGTCAAAAAACAGCGCCGCGGCATCGCCGAAGTCTTGCATCGTCTGAGCAAAAGCCCTCTGGCCATGTTCGGGCTGGGTTTTATCATTCTGCTGGTCATCTGCGCCATTTTCGCGAACCAGCTGGCGCCGTTCCCTTTCTCCAAGCAGGATCTGATGCACACGTTCGACCTGCCCTCGGCCAAGCATCTGCTCGGCACCGACGAGTTCGGGCGCGACATTCTCAGCCGCCTGATCTTCGGCGCGCGCGTGTCGCTGCAGGTCGGCTTCATCGCCGTCGGCATTTCGCTGGTCATCGGCGGCCTGCTCGGCGCGTTCGCCGGCTTTTACGGCGGCACGCTCGACAACGTGATCATGCGCGTCATGGACGTGCTGCTGGCCGTTCCGCAGACGCTGCTGGCCATCGCCATCGCCGCGGCGCTCGGGCCGGGTTTGTTCAACATGATGATCGCCGTCGGCATCTCCGCCGTTCCCAATTACGCGCGCATCGTACGCGGCTCGGTGCTTTCGATCCGCGGCATGGAGTACGTCGAAGCGGCCCGCGCCGTCGGCTCTTCCGATTTGCGCATCATCCTGCGCCACATCATCCCCAACAGCATGGCGCCGATCATCGTCCAGTCCACGCTGGGCGTCGCCTCGGCGATCCTCAACGCGGCCGGGCTGTCCTTCATCGGGCTGGGCATTCAGCCGCCCAATCCCGAATGGGGCGCGATGCTTTCCGGCGGCCGTCAGTACATCCGCGACTTCCCGCATCTGACGCTCTATCCCGGTCTGGCCATCATGCTCACGATTCTGGCCCTGAACTTCCTCGGCGACGGTCTTCGCGACGCCCTGGACCCCAAGCTGAAGCGCTAA
- a CDS encoding ABC transporter permease encodes MLRYILRRIVLLIPVLVGVAFCVFLLLYLTPGDPAKMVLGDQATETAIQEFREREGLNDPFWIRFGTYLYKIVVKGDLGRSYASRTPVMKELLAAFPATLKLAGFAIFIAVLIGIPCGIISAIKQYSLFDTVTMIFAMIGLSMPVFWLGLLLILFFSVRLRWLPSSGFSTFKAMILPSVALSAQSISMITRMTRSSMLEVIRADYIRTVRAKGQTERVVIWGHALHNALIPVVTLCGLQFGHLLSGALLTESIFAIPGVGRVMLTSIMARDYPMVQGAVLCVSAAFSVVNLLVDILYAFIDPRIKAQYKR; translated from the coding sequence ATGCTTCGATACATTCTCCGCCGGATTGTCCTGCTCATTCCCGTACTGGTCGGCGTGGCGTTCTGCGTCTTCCTGCTGCTCTATCTGACGCCGGGAGACCCGGCCAAGATGGTGCTCGGCGACCAGGCCACAGAGACGGCCATTCAAGAGTTCCGCGAACGGGAAGGCCTGAACGATCCTTTCTGGATCCGCTTCGGCACGTATCTGTACAAGATCGTCGTCAAGGGCGATCTCGGGCGCTCCTACGCCTCCAGAACGCCCGTCATGAAGGAGCTGCTGGCGGCGTTTCCGGCTACGCTGAAACTGGCCGGTTTCGCCATATTCATAGCGGTCCTCATCGGCATCCCATGCGGCATTATTTCGGCCATCAAACAATATTCTCTTTTCGATACCGTGACGATGATCTTCGCCATGATCGGTCTGTCCATGCCCGTGTTCTGGCTGGGGCTGCTGCTTATTTTGTTCTTCTCGGTGCGTTTGCGCTGGCTGCCGTCGTCGGGTTTTTCCACGTTCAAGGCGATGATCCTGCCTTCGGTCGCGCTGTCCGCTCAGTCCATTTCCATGATCACGCGCATGACCCGTTCTTCCATGCTCGAAGTGATTCGCGCCGACTACATCCGCACGGTGCGCGCCAAGGGGCAGACCGAACGCGTCGTCATTTGGGGACATGCCCTGCATAACGCGCTGATCCCCGTGGTCACGCTCTGCGGCCTTCAGTTCGGACACTTGCTGTCGGGCGCTCTGCTGACGGAGTCGATTTTCGCCATTCCCGGCGTCGGGCGCGTCATGCTCACGTCCATCATGGCCCGCGATTATCCCATGGTGCAGGGAGCCGTGTTGTGCGTCTCGGCGGCGTTCAGCGTCGTCAACCTGCTGGTCGACATTCTGTACGCCTTCATCGATCCGCGCATCAAGGCGCAGTACAAACGATAG
- a CDS encoding ABC transporter substrate-binding protein — translation MKKSTILALAALVLGVAASTAFAAKDRLIVADQYDVTSMDPIGHNDVPSSRCCFELYDTLIFRDNQNVVHPGLAESWEFVSPTEIKFNLRKGVKFHNGEELKAEDVAFTLMRATTDKGAKIRSYSQDVKDVKVLDDYSFVIELKAPNSSFFNSLTHSWASILNKKAVEAAGDNYGTLAAPPVGTGPFKFLSWQKNDKYELERFDGFWGEAPKYKYLEVRSIPEANNRTIELETQGVDIAFPIAVNDLNRVKDNPELVLQQVPAVNVTYLGFNTVKAPFDNVLVRRAINAAIDSVGMHKVVYEKLGKNGSVPRAIVPAALPYSIANDQPEHVQDQELAKKLLAESGIDLNKTYQIWTNERKERQDMAQIIQGMLAEVGMKTEIKVLEWGAYLNGLQEKSHDMFILGWSTSVPDPNFAMSGLLETDAGSNFTFFSNAAFDAAMDKGRKTLDGPERAAVYKEAQEILLDQCPQVYLHSDDNCVGTQKYIKGFEVGSNDTYNFRTVYFEE, via the coding sequence ATGAAGAAAAGCACCATTCTGGCTCTTGCGGCCCTGGTTCTCGGCGTGGCAGCCAGCACGGCTTTCGCGGCCAAGGATCGTCTGATCGTCGCCGATCAGTACGACGTCACCAGCATGGACCCTATCGGCCACAATGACGTTCCCAGTTCGCGCTGCTGCTTCGAGCTGTACGACACGCTGATCTTCCGCGACAATCAGAACGTCGTCCATCCCGGTCTCGCCGAGAGCTGGGAGTTCGTCTCGCCCACCGAGATCAAGTTCAACCTGCGCAAGGGCGTCAAGTTCCATAACGGCGAAGAGCTGAAGGCCGAGGACGTCGCCTTTACGCTGATGCGCGCCACCACCGACAAAGGCGCCAAGATCCGCAGCTACTCCCAGGACGTCAAGGACGTCAAGGTCCTCGACGACTATTCGTTCGTCATCGAACTGAAAGCTCCCAACTCTTCGTTCTTCAACTCCTTGACTCACAGCTGGGCCTCGATCCTCAACAAGAAGGCCGTTGAAGCCGCCGGCGACAACTACGGCACGCTGGCCGCACCGCCCGTAGGCACCGGCCCCTTCAAGTTCCTGAGCTGGCAGAAGAACGACAAGTACGAGCTCGAGCGCTTCGACGGTTTCTGGGGCGAAGCTCCCAAGTACAAGTATCTCGAAGTCCGCTCCATTCCCGAAGCCAACAACCGCACCATCGAGCTCGAGACCCAGGGCGTCGACATCGCCTTCCCCATCGCCGTCAACGACCTGAACCGCGTCAAGGACAACCCCGAATTGGTCCTGCAGCAGGTTCCCGCCGTCAACGTCACTTACCTTGGGTTCAACACGGTCAAGGCCCCCTTCGATAACGTGCTGGTCCGCCGCGCCATCAACGCCGCCATCGACAGCGTCGGCATGCATAAAGTCGTCTACGAGAAGCTCGGCAAGAACGGCAGCGTGCCCCGCGCCATCGTGCCCGCGGCTCTGCCTTACAGCATCGCCAACGATCAGCCCGAGCACGTGCAGGATCAGGAGCTGGCCAAGAAGCTGCTCGCCGAATCGGGCATCGATCTGAACAAGACCTACCAGATCTGGACGAACGAGCGCAAGGAGCGCCAGGACATGGCCCAGATCATTCAGGGCATGCTGGCCGAAGTCGGCATGAAGACCGAGATCAAAGTCCTCGAGTGGGGCGCGTACCTGAACGGACTTCAGGAAAAGAGCCACGACATGTTCATTCTCGGCTGGTCCACCAGCGTTCCCGATCCCAACTTCGCCATGAGCGGCCTGCTCGAGACGGACGCCGGTTCCAATTTCACGTTCTTCAGCAACGCCGCTTTCGACGCCGCCATGGACAAGGGACGCAAGACCCTCGACGGTCCCGAGCGCGCCGCCGTTTACAAGGAAGCTCAGGAAATCCTCCTTGATCAGTGCCCCCAGGTCTATCTTCACAGCGACGACAACTGTGTCGGCACCCAGAAGTACATCAAGGGTTTTGAAGTCGGCTCCAACGACACCTACAACTTCCGTACCGTTTACTTCGAGGAGTAA
- a CDS encoding TrkA C-terminal domain-containing protein, which translates to MRKGQGQSVYSKIAFDLAVKIASGELREGTKITGRSLMGTQYKASPETIRRALWHLSDVGVISTQDNVGSTVVSRSHAVEYVEHRRLDNDLLALRARLDAMIAARDELNRDIDATLGQILELNQRFRDSDRLHLFTFRIGGNFPALGVSIRDFQFRQKTGATIVAVRRGDETMLSPEPSTQFKLDDVLIVVCGVQHINKVRELMEGGVSGTFRES; encoded by the coding sequence ATGAGGAAAGGGCAGGGGCAGTCCGTTTATTCCAAAATCGCCTTCGATCTCGCCGTCAAAATTGCCAGCGGCGAACTCAGGGAAGGGACGAAGATCACCGGACGCTCGTTGATGGGGACGCAGTACAAGGCGTCTCCGGAAACGATTCGGCGCGCGCTCTGGCACCTGAGCGACGTGGGGGTCATTTCGACGCAGGACAACGTCGGTTCGACCGTCGTATCCCGGAGCCATGCCGTGGAATATGTCGAGCATCGCCGGCTCGACAACGATCTGCTCGCGCTCAGAGCGCGGCTTGACGCCATGATCGCGGCGCGGGACGAGCTTAACCGAGACATCGACGCCACGCTCGGGCAGATCCTTGAACTGAACCAGCGCTTTCGGGACAGCGACCGACTGCACCTGTTCACGTTCAGAATCGGCGGCAATTTCCCCGCTCTGGGGGTCAGCATCCGCGATTTTCAGTTTCGGCAAAAAACCGGCGCCACGATCGTGGCGGTCAGGCGAGGTGACGAAACCATGCTGTCGCCGGAGCCGTCGACGCAATTCAAGCTCGACGACGTGTTGATCGTCGTGTGCGGAGTGCAGCATATCAATAAAGTTCGCGAACTGATGGAGGGCGGCGTTTCCGGGACCTTCCGCGAAAGTTGA
- a CDS encoding ABC transporter substrate-binding protein — MKKTTRSLLLLAMLLPCVSAGCGAAGGTAAGKEKTALTFADVGWDSIKLNNALAGFVAEKVFGYTWQETPGSTPISHEALLKGEIDIHMEEWTANIPSYAPDLKAGRFTELGVNFDDNRQGFYIPKYLADRCPELKSVKDLARYAELFPDPEDASRGIIYGGIVGWEITEIMNRKIAAYGLDKSYNYFASGSDAVLSAAMTSAWDRQAPIVAYYWEPTWLLGKYDFVLLEDDPYDAERFHDGYGACPSVTVTVAVSNGFAASNPKFCAFLARFGMSSAIISEALAYMNGTGADYKEAARWLLAESHPELLDEWLSPAQAAKARAAL, encoded by the coding sequence ATGAAAAAGACAACGAGATCGCTGCTGCTCTTGGCAATGCTCCTGCCGTGTGTGTCGGCGGGGTGCGGCGCCGCCGGCGGCACTGCGGCGGGAAAAGAGAAAACCGCTCTCACGTTTGCCGACGTGGGCTGGGACTCCATCAAGCTGAACAACGCGCTGGCCGGCTTTGTGGCGGAAAAAGTTTTTGGATACACATGGCAGGAAACGCCCGGCTCCACGCCGATTTCGCATGAGGCGCTGTTGAAGGGAGAAATCGACATTCACATGGAGGAATGGACCGCTAATATCCCATCTTACGCTCCGGACCTGAAGGCCGGCCGTTTCACCGAACTTGGCGTGAACTTCGACGATAACCGGCAGGGGTTCTACATTCCGAAATATCTGGCCGACCGCTGTCCCGAACTGAAGAGCGTAAAAGATCTGGCCCGCTATGCCGAACTGTTCCCCGACCCTGAGGACGCCTCGAGGGGCATCATTTACGGCGGCATCGTCGGCTGGGAGATCACGGAGATCATGAACCGCAAAATCGCCGCCTACGGGCTGGATAAGAGTTACAACTATTTCGCCAGCGGCAGCGACGCGGTGCTCAGCGCGGCCATGACCTCCGCGTGGGACCGGCAGGCGCCGATCGTGGCCTATTACTGGGAGCCCACGTGGCTGCTGGGAAAATACGATTTCGTTCTTCTCGAAGACGATCCGTACGACGCCGAACGCTTTCACGACGGCTACGGCGCCTGTCCTTCGGTGACGGTGACGGTCGCCGTCAGCAACGGATTTGCCGCGTCGAATCCGAAGTTCTGCGCGTTTCTGGCCCGCTTCGGAATGTCTTCCGCGATCATCAGCGAGGCGCTGGCCTATATGAACGGGACCGGCGCCGATTATAAGGAAGCCGCCAGGTGGCTGCTGGCGGAATCGCATCCCGAGCTGCTCGACGAATGGCTTTCCCCCGCGCAGGCGGCAAAGGCGCGGGCCGCGCTGTGA
- a CDS encoding ABC transporter permease: MDWLFQFPEFFRLNTTAVDRAVRSFAVEAEGFLNAVKGGLSSLVNAVLLFLRFIPWPLFLLLVALLGWRARRSLRSGVLYAALIAAIGFVGLWRMMLVTLSVVLASVMIALIIGIPIGILISGSDRANKMLRPVLDAMQTMPVFVYLIPALLLFGTGNASGVIATVIYAVVPVIRLTSLGIRQVDKEVVEAARAFGSTRWQTLFKVQIPQAKATIMAGVNQTLMMAMSMVVTTSMIGVRGLGMEVLNAVNRIEIGRGLVAGSCVVVLAVVLDRVTQGISPGKGANRPNGDGGQAHDSPSK, translated from the coding sequence ATGGATTGGCTGTTTCAATTCCCGGAGTTCTTCAGACTGAACACGACGGCCGTCGACCGGGCGGTGCGCTCGTTCGCCGTGGAGGCCGAAGGCTTTCTCAACGCGGTGAAAGGCGGCCTCAGCAGCCTGGTGAACGCCGTCCTGCTGTTTTTGAGATTCATCCCGTGGCCGCTTTTCCTGCTGCTGGTCGCGCTCCTGGGCTGGCGCGCCCGCCGGAGCCTCCGCAGCGGCGTTCTGTACGCCGCGCTGATCGCCGCCATCGGCTTCGTCGGACTGTGGCGGATGATGCTGGTGACGTTGTCCGTTGTGCTGGCCAGCGTAATGATCGCGCTTATCATCGGCATTCCGATCGGGATCCTGATCTCCGGTTCCGATCGGGCGAATAAAATGCTCCGCCCCGTTTTGGACGCCATGCAGACGATGCCGGTATTCGTCTATCTGATCCCCGCGCTGCTGCTGTTCGGCACGGGCAACGCCTCGGGCGTGATCGCCACGGTCATTTACGCCGTCGTTCCGGTCATCCGCCTCACCAGCCTGGGGATCCGCCAGGTGGACAAAGAGGTGGTGGAAGCCGCCAGGGCTTTCGGCTCCACACGGTGGCAGACGCTGTTCAAGGTACAGATCCCGCAGGCCAAAGCGACCATCATGGCGGGCGTCAACCAGACGCTGATGATGGCCATGTCGATGGTGGTCACGACTTCGATGATCGGCGTGCGGGGGCTTGGCATGGAGGTCTTGAACGCCGTCAACCGGATCGAGATCGGGCGCGGGCTCGTCGCCGGAAGCTGCGTGGTCGTCCTGGCGGTTGTGCTCGATCGGGTGACGCAGGGGATCAGCCCCGGAAAAGGCGCGAACAGACCCAATGGAGACGGAGGACAGGCTCATGACAGTCCTTCGAAATGA
- a CDS encoding quaternary amine ABC transporter ATP-binding protein, producing MTVLRNDVILSMEHVTKLYGPNGAEASRMMSAGADKEAVYRETGCAVALWDVSMEVPAGSIFVIIGLSGSGKSTAVRCFNGLTTPTSGKVLFEGRDIQSMSRRELLDLRRDKIAMVFQSFGLMSHRDVLGNVAYGLEVKGVRREERERRAREIVSMVGLDGWERRSCGQLSGGMRQRVGIARALASDPEVLLMDEPFSALDPLVRRDMQFELLQIQRKLKKTIVFITHDIDEAFKMGDVVCIMKDGKVVQTGTPEHLSTRPADDYVRNFVNGADKTKVVTVRNVMITPSSIVRLDNSVDYAIHEMRMNGLSSVFVIDHDLRLSGILSIREAIEARRQGQPIAQALCRDVQAVTPDTLIADAISLAAEAPFPIAVVDEEGVLLGIVTKASILSSLM from the coding sequence ATGACAGTCCTTCGAAATGACGTGATCCTGAGCATGGAGCATGTGACCAAGCTCTATGGTCCGAACGGCGCGGAAGCGTCTCGCATGATGTCGGCAGGAGCCGACAAGGAGGCCGTTTACAGGGAAACGGGCTGCGCTGTCGCTTTGTGGGATGTCAGCATGGAAGTCCCCGCGGGAAGCATTTTCGTGATCATCGGCCTTTCCGGCTCCGGAAAGTCGACGGCGGTGCGCTGTTTCAACGGATTGACGACGCCGACGAGCGGGAAAGTCCTCTTCGAGGGGCGCGATATTCAGTCGATGAGCCGCAGAGAACTGCTGGACCTGCGCCGCGACAAAATTGCGATGGTCTTTCAATCGTTCGGCTTGATGAGCCATAGAGACGTTTTGGGAAACGTCGCCTACGGGCTGGAGGTGAAAGGCGTCCGCCGCGAAGAGCGCGAACGGCGCGCGCGGGAGATCGTTTCCATGGTGGGACTCGACGGCTGGGAACGTCGGTCGTGCGGACAGCTCTCCGGCGGGATGCGCCAACGAGTCGGCATCGCCCGGGCCCTGGCCAGCGATCCGGAAGTGCTGCTGATGGACGAACCGTTTTCCGCGCTGGATCCTTTGGTGCGCCGGGACATGCAGTTCGAACTGCTGCAGATCCAGAGAAAGCTGAAAAAGACGATCGTCTTCATCACGCACGATATCGACGAAGCCTTCAAAATGGGCGACGTCGTCTGCATCATGAAGGATGGAAAAGTGGTCCAGACTGGCACGCCGGAGCACCTGAGCACGCGCCCTGCCGACGATTACGTGCGGAATTTCGTCAACGGCGCGGACAAGACGAAGGTGGTGACGGTGCGCAACGTCATGATCACGCCGTCCAGCATCGTCCGCTTGGACAACAGCGTGGATTACGCCATTCATGAAATGCGGATGAACGGTTTGTCTTCCGTTTTCGTGATCGACCATGATTTGCGTCTGTCAGGGATCCTTTCGATCAGGGAGGCGATCGAGGCGCGCCGGCAGGGACAGCCGATCGCTCAGGCGCTCTGCCGGGACGTGCAGGCCGTAACGCCCGATACGCTGATCGCGGACGCCATCTCCCTCGCGGCGGAGGCGCCGTTTCCCATCGCCGTCGTCGACGAGGAAGGGGTTTTGCTCGGCATCGTCACCAAGGCCAGCATCCTTTCCTCTCTGATGTGA